One window of Candidatus Delongbacteria bacterium genomic DNA carries:
- a CDS encoding DUF2089 family protein, which yields MKNMLNECPVCGGKLFIRELECLECSSSVKSKFIIPSVKAESQPEVDDEISSFIKIFISAEGNIKQTEKMLNCSYPKVKNLLKKAKAALGVSDPEPEKETDNILELLEKGEINVEEALKRLK from the coding sequence ATGAAAAATATGCTTAATGAGTGTCCGGTCTGTGGAGGGAAGCTTTTTATTAGGGAGTTGGAATGTTTGGAATGCTCTTCTTCAGTAAAAAGTAAATTTATAATTCCATCAGTTAAAGCTGAAAGTCAGCCGGAAGTTGATGACGAGATAAGTAGTTTCATAAAAATCTTTATCTCGGCAGAAGGAAATATTAAACAGACAGAGAAAATGCTGAACTGTTCTTACCCAAAAGTGAAAAATCTTCTTAAGAAAGCTAAGGCTGCTTTGGGTGTTTCAGATCCTGAGCCTGAAAAGGAAACGGATAATATCCTTGAATTGCTTGAAAAGGGTGAGATTAATGTAGAGGAAGCATTAAAAAGATTAAAATAG
- a CDS encoding DUF4097 family beta strand repeat protein produces MNCLNCTDLIKEEKKFLIDISIHDGDISIMNSENDDIAIEFHEIRKGSIDEYVDFSLDENGLKLKSKKKDSLLSFKNLDFGFDLKIPKSLKNEITLKNFNGELEIKGVFESSKFFAELFNGDCSIKGIHNSKSKLKLFNGDLEVDDFSGTIEIDNMNGDVSIDNSVVYFIKVKCMNGDVKVDNVDFNLDSDCKISTMSGDINVDAKSCTGEGKLLLKTLSGDVDCEGICLANLSIENISNKFGNMFEGFQGLNKGLKGIFKKVYRGKGEGDTPDVVVKEQDENKNSRIDKILSLVESGKISASEATDLIKAIN; encoded by the coding sequence ATGAATTGTTTGAACTGTACTGATCTCATAAAAGAAGAAAAAAAATTCCTGATTGATATCAGTATTCATGATGGTGATATATCAATTATGAATAGTGAAAATGATGATATTGCTATTGAGTTCCATGAAATCAGGAAAGGTAGTATTGATGAGTATGTTGATTTCTCTTTGGATGAAAATGGTTTAAAGTTAAAATCAAAGAAAAAAGATTCCCTGCTATCATTTAAAAATCTTGATTTTGGTTTTGATTTAAAAATTCCTAAATCGTTAAAAAATGAGATTACATTGAAGAATTTCAACGGCGAACTTGAGATTAAAGGTGTTTTTGAGTCATCAAAGTTTTTTGCAGAACTGTTTAATGGTGATTGTTCCATTAAAGGTATTCATAATTCCAAAAGTAAGTTGAAATTATTCAATGGTGATTTAGAAGTCGATGATTTTTCTGGTACTATTGAAATAGATAATATGAACGGTGATGTTTCTATTGATAATTCGGTGGTTTATTTCATAAAAGTTAAGTGTATGAACGGAGATGTAAAGGTTGATAATGTTGATTTTAATCTGGATTCTGATTGTAAAATCTCTACTATGTCTGGTGATATAAATGTTGATGCCAAATCGTGCACAGGAGAAGGTAAGTTATTGTTGAAAACTCTTTCGGGTGATGTTGATTGCGAGGGAATCTGTTTGGCGAATTTGTCTATCGAAAATATTTCAAATAAGTTTGGTAATATGTTTGAAGGCTTTCAGGGTTTAAACAAAGGTTTGAAAGGTATTTTCAAGAAAGTTTACAGAGGAAAAGGTGAAGGTGATACTCCTGATGTAGTTGTGAAAGAACAGGATGAAAATAAAAATTCAAGAATAGATAAAATTCTGTCACTTGTTGAAAGTGGTAAAATTTCAGCTTCGGAAGCTACAGATTTGATAAAGGCAATTAATTAG